A region from the Vicia villosa cultivar HV-30 ecotype Madison, WI linkage group LG3, Vvil1.0, whole genome shotgun sequence genome encodes:
- the LOC131655234 gene encoding stress response protein NST1-like: MQPYYENEIPNNTLYHHQQQQLTIDNSHSSILSTPQLSLTPNHIHHPILQHYHHSHSPHHRQQFQHFYQHKYQPQPPQQQEQQETYSLGETIVNRYIECEEGSTARVSFWKAFNNTVQYDATEKQQHENQNETCLVLDNNFDELEAVYKNKLGRNREERGSARKKMRKRKVVKEELSMMNSFLKRLVKRVVNHQEALQNKLLEVIDRMERRRIEREENWRREENELYEREAIVKARERDLAKRRESSIVSSIEKITGRKFFFVSESTHQN, from the exons ATGCAGCCTTACTATGAAAATGAAATTCCCAATAATACCCTTtaccatcatcaacaacaacaactcaccATTGATAATTCTCACTCCTCCATTCTCTCCACCCCTCAACTTTCCTTAACACCAAACCACATTCATCACCCTATTCTCCAACACTATCATCATTCACACTCTCCACATCACCGACAACAATTTCAACATTTTTATCAACATAAATATCAACCacaaccaccacaacaacaagaacaacaagaaaCCTATTCTTTGGGTGAGACTATTGTAAACCGTTACATCGAATGCGAGGAAGGATCCACAGCTAGAGTATCTTTTTG GAAAGCATTCAACAACACAGTGCAATATGATGCAACAGAAAAACAACAACATGAAAACCAAAACGAGACATGTTTGGTTTTGGACAACAACTTCGACGAGCTTGAAGCTGTGTACAAAAATAAACTAGGCCGGAATCGAGAAGAACGGGGAAGTGCAAGGAAGAAGATGAGGAAGAGGAAAGTAGTGAAGGAGGAATTGAGTATGATGAATTCGTTTTTGAAGAGGTTGGTGAAACGTGTGGTGAATCATCAAGAGGCTCTTCAGAATAAATTGTTGGAGGTGATTGATAGAATGGAGAGAAGACGAATAGAGAGAGAAGAAAATTGGAGGCGTGAAGAAAATGAGTTGTATGAAAGAGAAGCTATTGTGAAAGCACGTGAGAGAGATCTTGCTAAACGGAGAGAGTCTTCCATTGTTTCAAGCATAGAGAAAATTACTGGTCGAAAATTCTTTTTTGTTTCTGAGAGCACTCATCAAAATTGA
- the LOC131657754 gene encoding uncharacterized protein LOC131657754: MGEDEKVAEYVSKVQKLVHLIKGYSESLTDKMIVEKVMRAFTSHFDHVIVAIQKSNQIETLKLEDLVSSLEVQEIRIVESKIWFLDSGCSNHMIGQKVWLRYFNESKMSKVKLVDNSSLQAESTGNIVFYMSNGGKLMIKDVLYVPGMKCNLLSVGKLVEKGFSVFRKD; this comes from the coding sequence ATGGGAGAAGACGAAAAGGTTGCAGAGTATGTGTCGAAGGTGCAGAAACTCGTCCATCTCATAAAGGGTTATAGTGAAAGCCTAActgataagatgatagttgagaaggtaatgcGTGCGTTTACCTCTCACTTTGATCACGTTATCGTAGCTATTCAAAAATCCAATcaaattgaaaccctaaaattggaagatttGGTTAGTTCGTTGGAGGTGCAAGAGATTAGGATTGTCGAATCCAAGATCTGGTTCCTCGATTCAGGCTGCTCGAATCACATGATTGGACAAAAGGTGTGGTTGAGATATTTCAACGAATCAAAGATGAGCAAGGTAAAACTTGTTGATAATAGTTCATTGCAAGCAGAAAGTACTGGCAACATAGTTTTTTACATGAGTAATGGAGGGAAACTTATGATCAAAGATGTGCTCTATGTACCTGGTATGAAATGCAACTTGCTAAGTGTTGGAAAATTGGTCGAAAAAGGTTTCTCAGTGTTTAGGAAAGAttga
- the LOC131655235 gene encoding NAD(P)H-quinone oxidoreductase subunit U, chloroplastic-like — translation MALSPSTSLCILPTNPITPTPKFRFSTNLVFTVNLPRKLSIRSSGEISAGATEVDSEDSIELPKESSSLISILNVERALRGIPITDADHYGRLGLPRGCPYDMVPVAYNNKVQELESQGLEKDILNKKLELLRESYTIMSTPEERRMYDWSLAREGNTEKFIWPYEVDILGIEKGEPPQQEPEDVGPTRLVGYFLVGWIVLAFVLSIGLNL, via the exons ATGGCCTTGTCCCCCTCTACATCATTATGCATTCTCCCAACTAACCCAATCACTCCAACACCCAAATTCAGATTCTCAACTAACCTTGTTTTTACTGTGAATTTGCCAAGGAAATTATCCATTAGAAGCTCTGGTGAAATCTCTGCAGGAGCTACAGAGGTAGATTCAGAGGATTCCATTGAGCTTCCTAAAGAATCCTCATCTTTAATTTCTATTCTCAATGTAGAAAGAGCTCTCCGTGGTATAC CAATAACAGACGCAGATCATTATGGTAGACTTGGATTACCAAGAGGATGTCCCTATGACATGGTGCCAGTTGCGTATAACAACAAGGTTCAAGAATTGGAGAGTCAAGGTTTAGAGAAAGACATACTCAACAAGAAATTGGAACTTCTCAGA GAATCATACACCATCATGTCAACGCCAGAAGAAAGAAGAATGTATGACTGGAGCTTGGCCAGAGAAGGTAACACAGAAAAATTCATTTGGCCATATGAGGTTGATATCCTAGGGATTGAAAAAGGAGAGCCTCCACAACAG GAACCTGAGGATGTTGGACCAACCAGACTGGTTGGATACTTCCTGGTGGGATGGATAGTGCTAGCATTTGTGTTATCAATTGGACTAAACTTATAG